From Peptococcaceae bacterium, the proteins below share one genomic window:
- a CDS encoding thiamine pyrophosphate-binding protein, which yields MDAVITGGELLARQLKKENVDTVFTLIGNQVSPTIVYLAENGIKVIHTRTETGAVLMANGWAQASRRAGVAIISGGPGFANAVSAIIKSYYARTPLVVITGAIVPQQRDNGVLAECEQVSLIRPYTKWACTVYDPARIPEYVSRAIQFSSTGRKGPVVLEIPINILKQKTEMVHTFDCDLVSSDVSMAVPGKIDAFLNMLSKAKRPIIIAGDEVYYDHAEAELVEFVDLTRIPVYTTSRGRGCIADTHPLCMGPGRVLEAGPQLYAFRNADLVITVGLESDYQVENLKPPRFGEKQKLVAVNKEIFTVINGNCRPDLVISGRVDRVLGQICSRIRELSSQENPDFEDWLDELKENNRKFWDDLERESICRDTPFLHPLHGLKMIKKMIGQDALIVLDGSNAMFWGGLCFDCNYPGQLIYGPDGQFGPMGTGVAVAIGAKAANPQREVVLYTGDGSFGFNALEMDTAVRFNLPVMVFIHNDQTWGFCKTTQEILYGKTEAADLGMVRYDKMVEALGGVGGLATDLNTLEESITKAKESKLPSCINIMVDKYAYSPGVHSFNEALKLQK from the coding sequence ATGGACGCGGTAATTACCGGAGGGGAACTGCTGGCCCGGCAACTGAAAAAAGAAAATGTCGATACCGTTTTCACCTTGATTGGAAACCAGGTGTCACCAACCATCGTGTACTTGGCGGAGAACGGCATCAAGGTCATCCATACACGTACCGAAACTGGAGCGGTTTTGATGGCCAACGGCTGGGCGCAGGCAAGCCGCAGGGCAGGGGTGGCCATCATCAGCGGAGGTCCCGGTTTTGCCAATGCCGTAAGCGCGATCATTAAGTCATATTATGCCCGTACTCCCCTGGTGGTTATAACCGGCGCTATTGTGCCGCAGCAAAGGGACAACGGTGTTCTGGCAGAGTGTGAACAGGTTTCTTTAATCAGGCCGTATACCAAATGGGCTTGCACCGTTTATGACCCGGCGAGAATTCCGGAATATGTCAGCAGGGCCATTCAGTTCAGTTCCACGGGCCGGAAAGGACCGGTGGTGCTGGAAATACCAATCAATATTTTGAAACAAAAAACTGAAATGGTTCACACCTTTGACTGCGACCTGGTTTCCTCCGATGTCTCAATGGCCGTACCGGGGAAGATAGATGCGTTTTTAAACATGCTGTCCAAAGCGAAGAGACCCATAATCATTGCCGGGGACGAGGTGTATTATGACCATGCCGAAGCGGAACTGGTTGAATTTGTAGATTTGACCCGGATACCCGTTTATACCACCAGCAGGGGGAGGGGCTGCATCGCAGACACGCACCCTTTGTGCATGGGGCCGGGCAGGGTGCTTGAGGCGGGTCCGCAGTTATACGCCTTTCGTAATGCCGACCTCGTCATCACCGTAGGGCTGGAAAGCGACTACCAGGTAGAAAACTTAAAACCTCCCAGGTTTGGCGAAAAACAAAAGCTGGTGGCTGTTAATAAGGAAATCTTTACGGTAATAAATGGCAACTGCCGGCCGGATCTGGTCATTTCAGGGAGAGTCGACAGGGTACTGGGGCAAATTTGTTCAAGGATCAGAGAACTATCCAGTCAGGAAAATCCCGACTTCGAAGATTGGCTGGACGAGTTAAAAGAAAACAACCGCAAGTTCTGGGATGATTTGGAAAGAGAATCCATATGCCGCGACACGCCGTTTTTGCACCCCCTGCACGGTCTTAAGATGATAAAAAAAATGATCGGCCAAGATGCGCTTATCGTGCTGGACGGTTCCAATGCCATGTTCTGGGGAGGACTGTGTTTTGACTGCAATTACCCGGGCCAGCTGATTTACGGGCCTGACGGGCAGTTCGGCCCTATGGGGACGGGGGTTGCCGTGGCTATTGGCGCCAAAGCCGCCAACCCGCAAAGAGAGGTTGTTTTATACACGGGCGATGGTTCCTTCGGTTTCAATGCCCTGGAAATGGATACGGCGGTAAGATTCAATCTTCCGGTTATGGTTTTCATACACAACGACCAGACTTGGGGCTTTTGCAAAACCACCCAGGAGATACTATACGGGAAAACTGAGGCGGCGGACCTGGGAATGGTCAGGTACGACAAAATGGTCGAAGCGCTCGGGGGGGTCGGCGGGTTGGCCACGGATCTGAACACGCTGGAGGAAAGCATAACCAAGGCCAAGGAGTCCAAACTTCCCTCCTGTATCAACATAATGGTGGACAAATACGCGTACAGCCCAGGCGTGCATTCTTTCAACGAGGCCTTAAAACTGCAAAAATAG
- a CDS encoding cupin domain-containing protein encodes MIREITDSKLVKKGFNQVYFITDNYEILLNDIKKGTGFDGHSHPHHQFVYCFQGRFDLTVKGIRHPVKRGDSLLINAGAEHSVDAAADFKSMDVKYLSGGKETVDLRLNVLEEKVNNDDLLLETAQLNGMKLRKIMNKKNTALINISAKKTCDYFFIAPGETRIKIDGVGFEFQPMTIYQMAGREEFSLLLMSSGYLLVLEI; translated from the coding sequence TTGATAAGAGAAATAACAGATTCAAAACTTGTTAAGAAAGGGTTTAACCAAGTTTACTTTATAACCGATAATTATGAGATTTTGCTCAATGACATCAAAAAAGGCACCGGTTTTGACGGCCACAGTCACCCGCACCACCAGTTCGTTTACTGCTTTCAAGGGCGATTTGACCTCACGGTAAAGGGAATAAGGCATCCGGTAAAGCGGGGAGACTCCCTGTTAATAAACGCGGGAGCGGAACACTCGGTCGATGCGGCAGCCGATTTCAAATCAATGGATGTTAAATACCTGTCGGGCGGTAAAGAAACAGTTGACCTGAGATTAAATGTGCTGGAAGAAAAAGTTAACAACGACGACCTCCTGCTGGAGACAGCACAACTAAACGGGATGAAACTCAGAAAAATAATGAACAAAAAGAACACGGCGCTCATAAATATCAGCGCGAAAAAAACATGCGACTACTTTTTTATCGCCCCGGGCGAAACAAGAATAAAAATCGACGGTGTGGGATTCGAGTTCCAGCCAATGACAATTTACCAGATGGCCGGCCGCGAAGAATTCAGCTTGCTGTTGATGAGCAGCGGCTATTTGCTGGTGCTGGAGATTTGA
- the dctP gene encoding TRAP transporter substrate-binding protein DctP, with protein sequence MKGRTGKTKLLVLLVACIFLISGMSIGCAKAEKPQEKKVETPKTWTLKYDYYSIQNTEPSIIDQWYFDEVAKRSNGRIKVEYYWSGALHKTGEHFAAVRDGLCELTFLNYGYYTAELPVSRGVEWKWRPGLESPDALFKSTNRLYEETPAWQKEYESNNIKVLYMTNWGNEACLFKTPVLSLDKLKGLKVRTYGVEGDVMKALGATPMPIAAPETYTSLERGIIDAVTSFGLRTAAGMKLHEIAPHVIDIGSGVQGPSAVVINKKLWDEFPQDIKDLFMQVRKELIDYKWAEIMNNTMETGVKTITEQGGKFHKWPDNVIKEAAKIAVPMQEKMWINDVTKLKLMTEAEAKDFLAKLDKYTSEFSKESKVLGVSETYEKLYGKK encoded by the coding sequence ATGAAAGGAAGGACTGGAAAAACCAAACTGCTTGTCCTGCTGGTTGCCTGTATTTTCCTAATAAGCGGTATGTCCATAGGATGTGCTAAAGCAGAGAAACCGCAGGAAAAAAAGGTTGAAACTCCTAAAACCTGGACGTTAAAGTACGACTATTACAGTATTCAAAACACTGAGCCGTCCATCATCGATCAGTGGTATTTCGATGAAGTGGCCAAACGAAGCAATGGCCGGATTAAAGTCGAATATTACTGGTCGGGTGCCCTGCATAAAACCGGTGAACATTTTGCCGCCGTTAGGGATGGGCTGTGTGAACTGACATTTTTAAACTACGGCTATTATACTGCCGAGCTTCCGGTGAGCAGGGGCGTCGAGTGGAAGTGGAGACCTGGCCTGGAAAGTCCAGATGCCCTGTTTAAATCCACGAACAGGCTGTATGAAGAAACCCCCGCCTGGCAGAAGGAATACGAGAGTAACAATATCAAGGTTCTGTATATGACGAACTGGGGTAACGAAGCCTGTTTATTCAAAACTCCGGTCCTGTCACTGGATAAACTAAAAGGGCTCAAGGTCCGGACATATGGTGTGGAAGGCGATGTCATGAAGGCTTTGGGAGCCACGCCGATGCCCATTGCTGCTCCTGAAACCTATACGTCCCTGGAAAGAGGCATCATTGACGCTGTAACCAGTTTCGGGTTAAGGACGGCCGCCGGCATGAAACTGCATGAAATCGCACCCCATGTCATTGACATTGGCAGCGGTGTGCAAGGGCCCTCCGCGGTGGTAATCAATAAGAAGTTATGGGATGAATTCCCGCAGGACATCAAGGATCTCTTCATGCAGGTCCGGAAGGAGTTAATTGACTACAAGTGGGCCGAGATTATGAACAATACCATGGAAACGGGTGTCAAGACCATAACGGAGCAAGGCGGCAAGTTTCACAAATGGCCGGATAACGTCATAAAGGAAGCGGCTAAGATTGCCGTTCCCATGCAGGAAAAAATGTGGATCAACGATGTTACCAAGTTAAAACTCATGACAGAAGCGGAAGCAAAGGATTTTTTGGCCAAGCTTGACAAGTATACTTCTGAATTCAGCAAAGAAAGCAAAGTATTAGGCGTCTCGGAAACTTATGAAAAACTATATGGCAAAAAATAG
- a CDS encoding TRAP transporter large permease, whose amino-acid sequence MEPITAVIMATFLMLILMAIGVPIYASLGVSGVVGLIGLKGLGFALAQLKTYPYMHAADYLMLVVPMFILMGYLAFAGGLSKDAYIIANKWLSKLPAGLAIATVMACAGFGACCGSSVACSATMGRVAIPEMLERGYDRKIAAGTVAAGGLLGIMIPPSVILVFYGAITEVSVGKMLIAGIIPGILTAAVFCLGLLMLSRQDPSLCPSPMEVSWLERIKSLRLFWGVGVLFIIVIGGIYGGVVTPTEAAAVGAFASFIMYLLKCPREERAQIPGKVWDALKETLNTCGMIFIILIGSGLFSFFMTLAGVPALVNAWAAGLDIPSIFIVAVFLLIMIPMGMFLDPFSILVITLPITFPVVVKTFGYDPLWYGILCTLLIQIGLITPPVGLNAYIMKGVCPDMPLEDIFKGCNWFIFFTIIVVVLVLLFPQLTTWLPSKVQ is encoded by the coding sequence ATGGAGCCAATTACTGCAGTTATAATGGCAACGTTTCTGATGCTCATCCTTATGGCCATCGGGGTGCCGATTTATGCCAGCCTTGGAGTAAGCGGGGTTGTCGGGTTGATAGGACTAAAGGGGCTGGGCTTTGCCCTTGCGCAGTTGAAAACGTACCCGTATATGCATGCTGCCGATTACTTGATGCTGGTGGTTCCAATGTTTATTTTGATGGGGTATTTGGCCTTTGCCGGCGGGCTGAGCAAGGATGCCTATATAATTGCCAATAAGTGGCTGTCGAAACTGCCGGCCGGTTTGGCTATAGCGACGGTTATGGCCTGCGCCGGCTTCGGCGCCTGCTGTGGTTCAAGCGTGGCCTGTTCCGCCACCATGGGCAGAGTGGCCATACCAGAAATGCTCGAAAGGGGGTATGATAGGAAAATCGCCGCCGGTACGGTGGCCGCGGGTGGACTGTTGGGCATCATGATCCCGCCCAGTGTTATTCTTGTCTTTTATGGGGCTATAACCGAAGTATCGGTAGGCAAGATGCTTATTGCCGGGATCATCCCCGGAATCTTGACGGCAGCGGTATTTTGCCTGGGGCTTTTGATGCTGAGCAGGCAAGACCCGAGTTTGTGCCCGTCACCGATGGAGGTAAGCTGGCTGGAACGGATTAAATCCTTAAGATTGTTCTGGGGAGTCGGCGTGCTGTTCATAATTGTTATCGGCGGCATTTACGGCGGTGTGGTTACCCCAACGGAAGCGGCGGCTGTAGGGGCTTTTGCCAGCTTCATCATGTACTTGTTAAAGTGCCCCAGGGAGGAAAGAGCGCAAATACCAGGTAAAGTCTGGGATGCTTTGAAAGAGACGTTAAATACATGTGGCATGATTTTCATAATCTTGATTGGGTCCGGGCTGTTCAGCTTTTTCATGACCCTGGCGGGAGTCCCCGCCCTGGTTAACGCCTGGGCGGCGGGACTTGATATTCCCTCGATTTTTATAGTTGCCGTTTTCTTGCTTATCATGATTCCCATGGGCATGTTCCTGGACCCCTTTTCTATCCTGGTCATCACCCTGCCCATCACTTTTCCGGTAGTGGTCAAGACCTTTGGTTACGACCCGCTGTGGTACGGCATACTCTGCACCCTGCTGATCCAAATAGGATTGATTACGCCGCCGGTAGGCTTGAACGCCTATATCATGAAAGGGGTTTGCCCCGATATGCCCTTGGAAGACATTTTCAAGGGCTGCAACTGGTTTATCTTTTTTACAATTATTGTGGTCGTGCTGGTGCTGCTGTTTCCGCAGCTCACTACCTGGCTGCCATCCAAGGTTCAATAG
- a CDS encoding TRAP transporter small permease, with the protein MDVKKSKWSIVNSGFALIAIAAIILMGVFTTIDVIWRWFSDEPVGPVFSMCETLMAVMVFAALAPTQEAGGHISVTILTSRLNEKWRAALELVSLTVCLLFFAMIFTQTLKDGLWAYGVKSFRYGDFYRFPTWWARLFVPVGALAMMGQLVAEIKGNLYFLLKRFPTG; encoded by the coding sequence ATGGATGTAAAAAAAAGCAAGTGGTCTATTGTAAACAGTGGATTTGCTCTGATTGCCATTGCCGCGATAATACTGATGGGAGTGTTTACTACAATTGATGTGATATGGCGCTGGTTTTCAGATGAGCCGGTAGGGCCTGTTTTCTCCATGTGCGAGACCTTGATGGCCGTGATGGTCTTTGCCGCCCTGGCGCCGACACAGGAAGCGGGCGGTCATATCAGTGTAACCATATTGACAAGCAGACTTAATGAAAAGTGGAGAGCAGCCCTTGAGCTGGTTAGCCTTACGGTCTGTTTGCTCTTTTTTGCGATGATCTTTACCCAAACCTTAAAAGACGGCCTCTGGGCGTATGGTGTAAAGTCTTTTAGGTACGGGGATTTTTACCGGTTTCCGACATGGTGGGCCAGGCTGTTTGTCCCTGTGGGCGCGCTGGCCATGATGGGCCAGCTGGTTGCCGAGATAAAGGGGAACCTGTATTTTCTGCTAAAACGGTTCCCGACAGGATAA
- a CDS encoding DUF126 domain-containing protein encodes MRFTGRVLNAGYVRGEAVVIDVPFSFIGDVNPTNGEITLTGHHLFGTPLKGKIMVIPTGKGGTIAPYIAYQLKKNDKAPLAILCNHIEPVTLECALTMDIPVLDGFMGDITKEIKTGDYLEINEDGSVRTLKKQEQ; translated from the coding sequence GTGCGATTTACCGGAAGGGTCTTAAATGCTGGATATGTCAGAGGGGAAGCAGTGGTGATCGATGTTCCGTTTTCCTTTATTGGAGATGTAAATCCAACCAATGGTGAAATTACACTGACTGGCCATCATCTTTTTGGCACTCCGCTAAAGGGTAAAATTATGGTCATACCCACCGGCAAGGGGGGAACCATAGCGCCGTACATTGCCTACCAGCTCAAGAAAAACGACAAGGCGCCGCTGGCAATACTCTGCAACCATATTGAACCAGTAACCCTTGAGTGCGCTTTGACAATGGACATACCGGTATTGGACGGCTTTATGGGAGACATTACAAAAGAGATCAAAACCGGGGATTATCTTGAAATAAATGAAGACGGCAGTGTCAGAACCCTCAAAAAACAGGAACAATAG
- a CDS encoding aconitase X catalytic domain-containing protein, translating into MQLTRYEEEMASGKHGPGLEKAINILIKFGRSCSVEKFVPIASAHTMPKEPPELLMELTEGVEAVPVLTTLHPLMSAFNPDKWMAMGIREDFALSELKDHEKRQAIYKKLGFIQTYSCLPMHVGNLPRIGDYISWIGSCAQIIANSIIGARTNKDGTIVNLCSALTGRALYYGLLKDENRRASVVVRVRMDAAEMTDDDFGALGYYVGEKVWNKNVVFEGISREITFDQLKYLIAPAATSGSVHVCHVAGVTPEAPTTEAALGGQKPEEVITVDRIQIEKTKEKYRQASSDQVDLVVIGCPHVTIEEAARVAGIIRGKKISDNSRLWLAMSEPTYCLARTMGFADEIEKAGGVFSNTCLATIPDSPIPDSVRTVMTNSFKAAHYITALQKGKVKVVVGSLKQCLQSAVSGKLEVN; encoded by the coding sequence TTGCAATTGACCAGATATGAAGAAGAGATGGCTTCGGGCAAACACGGCCCAGGGTTGGAAAAAGCCATCAACATTCTGATAAAATTTGGCCGGTCTTGTAGCGTGGAAAAGTTCGTTCCAATTGCCAGCGCGCATACCATGCCTAAGGAACCGCCGGAATTGCTGATGGAGCTGACGGAAGGGGTTGAGGCGGTGCCGGTTTTAACCACGCTTCACCCGCTAATGTCCGCATTTAATCCTGACAAGTGGATGGCCATGGGCATAAGGGAGGATTTTGCGCTGTCGGAACTTAAAGACCATGAAAAAAGACAGGCCATCTATAAAAAGCTCGGGTTTATTCAGACTTACAGCTGCCTTCCCATGCATGTTGGAAATCTTCCCCGCATAGGCGATTACATATCGTGGATAGGATCATGTGCTCAGATAATCGCCAATTCTATCATCGGGGCGCGAACCAATAAAGATGGAACAATTGTCAATCTTTGTTCAGCATTAACGGGGAGGGCTTTATATTATGGACTCTTGAAAGATGAAAACCGCCGCGCCAGTGTTGTTGTGAGGGTGAGGATGGATGCCGCGGAGATGACGGACGACGATTTTGGCGCACTGGGGTATTACGTGGGAGAGAAGGTTTGGAACAAGAACGTTGTTTTTGAGGGCATTTCCAGGGAAATAACTTTTGATCAATTGAAGTATTTGATAGCACCGGCTGCGACCAGCGGTTCGGTCCACGTCTGTCATGTGGCCGGCGTTACACCCGAGGCTCCGACAACAGAGGCGGCGCTTGGCGGTCAAAAGCCGGAAGAGGTTATCACCGTCGACAGAATCCAGATTGAAAAGACCAAAGAAAAATACAGGCAGGCTTCTAGCGACCAGGTAGACCTGGTAGTAATAGGCTGCCCGCATGTTACTATCGAGGAGGCTGCAAGGGTAGCCGGGATTATCAGAGGTAAAAAGATAAGTGATAACTCAAGGCTTTGGCTGGCGATGTCCGAGCCGACCTACTGTCTTGCCAGGACCATGGGATTTGCGGATGAAATCGAAAAAGCCGGAGGTGTATTCAGCAATACCTGCCTGGCGACCATTCCTGACTCTCCAATCCCGGATAGTGTTCGAACCGTAATGACCAACTCTTTTAAAGCGGCTCATTACATTACTGCTTTACAAAAAGGAAAAGTAAAGGTAGTCGTTGGCAGTCTGAAACAGTGCCTGCAGTCAGCAGTATCAGGGAAGCTGGAGGTGAACTGA
- a CDS encoding UxaA family hydrolase, with protein sequence MKKYAKLISSSDNVVTSVADIKAGEEFFVKVEDKELSYKSNHDVPFGHKIAIVNIEKDGPVIKYGETIGLATARIRTGDWVHTHNVRDHYEVK encoded by the coding sequence GTGAAGAAGTATGCCAAGTTAATTTCCTCCAGCGATAATGTCGTAACAAGCGTGGCGGATATAAAAGCGGGCGAAGAATTTTTTGTCAAAGTCGAAGACAAGGAATTGTCATACAAGTCGAATCATGATGTACCCTTTGGACACAAAATAGCTATTGTAAATATTGAAAAAGATGGACCGGTGATTAAATACGGTGAAACGATAGGCCTGGCAACGGCCAGGATCAGGACCGGGGACTGGGTTCATACCCACAATGTCAGAGATCATTATGAAGTGAAATAA
- a CDS encoding UxaA family hydrolase: protein MDFYGYPRLDGQVGARNMVALIPTVGCVNAVALHIERLIRGTRAFTHHQGCLHPPQDTEQVTRTLINLGKNPNVAAALVLGLGCEMVKLEEVVEGIRESKKPVEAVTVHELGGMLETINKGAQIAADLVLEASRIKREKFGLDKLCFCTKCGSSDTTSGLSSNLVVGEVCRLMTDNGGTFIQGEVCDIMGGEYALKDLCVDPSQGDKIIGFVKDLYERGVAVGADVRGSQMTAGNVAGGLTTLIEKALGANAKGQRVPIQSALLYGERPRCPGRHIMATPGHGFENLTGGAAGGAQLILFTTGRGAPNGHPVIPTIKICGNKKTNITMKSHIDIDVSSVIEETESVAQAGERLYELAVEVASGRLTKAEILNYDGQMEILIKGPVM, encoded by the coding sequence ATGGATTTTTATGGTTATCCAAGGTTAGACGGGCAGGTTGGAGCCAGAAACATGGTGGCGCTTATTCCAACCGTCGGATGTGTAAATGCCGTAGCCTTGCACATCGAGAGATTAATCAGGGGAACCCGGGCTTTTACTCATCACCAGGGGTGCCTGCATCCACCGCAGGATACGGAACAGGTGACACGGACATTAATTAACCTGGGCAAAAATCCCAATGTTGCTGCAGCCCTTGTGTTGGGGCTGGGCTGTGAAATGGTTAAGCTGGAAGAAGTTGTGGAAGGAATCAGGGAATCAAAAAAACCGGTTGAAGCCGTAACGGTTCACGAGTTGGGAGGTATGCTTGAGACCATAAACAAGGGCGCGCAGATAGCGGCTGATCTAGTCCTGGAAGCAAGCAGGATAAAAAGAGAAAAATTCGGCTTAGACAAGCTGTGTTTTTGCACGAAGTGCGGCTCCTCCGATACCACTTCCGGGTTATCTTCCAATCTTGTGGTTGGAGAAGTATGCAGGCTGATGACGGATAATGGAGGTACGTTCATTCAGGGAGAAGTGTGCGACATTATGGGCGGTGAATATGCACTGAAAGATTTGTGTGTGGACCCCTCACAAGGGGATAAAATAATCGGCTTTGTGAAGGACTTGTATGAAAGAGGGGTGGCAGTGGGAGCAGATGTAAGAGGCAGCCAGATGACGGCGGGAAATGTAGCCGGGGGGTTGACAACATTAATTGAAAAAGCCCTGGGCGCAAATGCTAAGGGGCAAAGGGTACCGATTCAGAGCGCCCTTTTATATGGAGAAAGACCGCGGTGTCCCGGCAGGCATATTATGGCCACTCCCGGTCATGGTTTTGAAAACCTGACTGGCGGTGCTGCCGGCGGGGCTCAATTGATACTGTTTACCACCGGGCGCGGAGCACCCAACGGCCATCCCGTCATACCAACAATAAAGATATGCGGAAATAAAAAAACCAACATTACAATGAAGTCCCATATTGATATTGATGTATCATCGGTAATCGAAGAAACGGAAAGTGTAGCCCAGGCGGGAGAAAGACTGTATGAACTGGCTGTTGAAGTGGCATCCGGCAGGTTGACGAAGGCCGAGATATTAAATTATGACGGTCAGATGGAAATCCTGATTAAAGGTCCGGTTATGTGA
- a CDS encoding FadR family transcriptional regulator: MNESFDEFKKVNKENLSDQIIRQIKEMIEKGILKPEDKLPPERDLAQKLGVSRLPLREALKILQFINVLDLRPGEGYVVKGLETANLLDILENAVEPGQNILNDLKEMRITLEVKATELACMRRTDKDLKRMLEAIEEMEIAVNSNDDEKIIRASLNYHNSLMKASHNKLFIAILACFSDVINEGRKQSLIIKGRYRLSIDEHRAIYEAVKERDVKTATELMKLHLETSYYNL; encoded by the coding sequence ATGAACGAATCGTTTGATGAATTCAAGAAAGTCAATAAGGAGAATTTATCTGACCAGATCATTCGACAGATCAAAGAGATGATTGAGAAGGGGATTTTGAAACCGGAGGATAAGCTCCCCCCCGAGAGAGATTTGGCGCAGAAACTCGGTGTCAGCAGGCTTCCGCTGAGGGAAGCCCTGAAGATACTGCAGTTTATAAATGTTTTGGACTTGAGGCCCGGCGAAGGTTATGTGGTAAAAGGGCTTGAAACGGCAAATTTGCTTGATATTCTTGAAAATGCTGTTGAACCGGGGCAAAACATTTTGAATGATCTCAAAGAAATGCGGATTACTCTGGAAGTCAAAGCCACCGAGCTGGCCTGCATGAGGAGAACGGATAAAGATTTAAAGAGAATGCTGGAGGCAATAGAAGAAATGGAGATTGCCGTTAACAGTAACGATGACGAGAAAATAATCAGGGCTTCCTTGAACTATCACAACAGCCTTATGAAAGCAAGCCATAATAAACTGTTTATTGCCATACTGGCCTGTTTCAGTGATGTGATAAACGAGGGACGCAAGCAGTCTTTAATAATCAAGGGGAGGTACAGGCTGTCTATTGATGAACACAGGGCGATTTACGAGGCCGTTAAAGAAAGAGACGTAAAAACCGCTACGGAGCTTATGAAACTGCACCTGGAGACCAGTTATTACAATCTTTAA